In one window of Tistrella bauzanensis DNA:
- a CDS encoding ArsR/SmtB family transcription factor, producing the protein MLYYRIMKEDQAISALNALAHTQRLRVFRALVVAGPGGLTPSTLADQLDVARNTLSFHLKELAHAGLVSIEQQGRNLIYRAEYGRMDGLIGYLTEHCCQGGVCEVSPSKTCC; encoded by the coding sequence ATGTTGTATTATCGAATCATGAAAGAGGATCAAGCCATTTCCGCCTTAAACGCCCTGGCTCACACCCAGCGCCTGCGCGTGTTCCGCGCCTTGGTCGTTGCTGGCCCGGGCGGACTGACGCCGAGCACGCTAGCTGACCAGCTCGACGTGGCCCGCAACACCTTGTCCTTCCACTTGAAGGAACTGGCCCATGCTGGCCTCGTCAGCATCGAGCAGCAGGGCCGCAACCTGATTTATCGCGCCGAGTACGGCCGCATGGACGGTCTGATCGGTTACCTGACCGAGCATTGCTGCCAAGGTGGCGTATGCGAGGTTTCTCCATCCAAGACCTGCTGCTGA
- a CDS encoding arsenate reductase ArsC — translation MTDTTYNALFICTGNSARSILAEGILNDMGQGRFHAWSAGSHPKGEVHPLALATLERLHLPTTGYRSKSWDEFVKPDAPVFDFIFTVCDNAAGEACPLWPGKPVSAHWGVPDPAAVEGTLERQSKAFFDTAMTLRRRIELFLSLPIKSLDAMSLQRELRDIGRQ, via the coding sequence ATGACCGATACCACTTACAACGCCTTGTTCATCTGTACGGGCAATTCGGCCCGCTCCATCCTCGCCGAAGGCATCCTCAACGACATGGGCCAAGGGCGGTTTCACGCCTGGTCGGCAGGTAGCCATCCGAAAGGCGAAGTTCACCCGCTGGCACTCGCCACGCTGGAGCGGCTGCACCTTCCGACAACGGGCTACCGCAGCAAGAGCTGGGACGAGTTCGTGAAGCCCGATGCGCCGGTGTTCGATTTCATCTTCACCGTCTGCGACAACGCAGCCGGCGAGGCGTGTCCGCTGTGGCCGGGCAAGCCGGTGTCGGCGCATTGGGGCGTGCCTGACCCGGCAGCCGTGGAAGGCACCCTGGAACGACAAAGCAAGGCGTTCTTCGATACCGCCATGACGCTGCGCCGACGTATCGAGTTGTTCCTGTCGCTTCCGATCAAGAGTCTCGATGCCATGTCGTTGCAGCGTGAACTGCGCGACATCGGCCGCCAGTGA
- the arsB gene encoding ACR3 family arsenite efflux transporter has product MSATDTAGPAPANSAMSGFERYLTLWVAVCIIAGIALGQFAPAAFQAIGRMEIAKVNLPVGLLIWVMIIPMLLKVDFAALGQVRQHWRGMGVTLFINWAVKPFSMALLAWIFIRHVFADWLPADQLDSYIAGLILLAAAPCTAMVFVWSRLTGGDPVFTLSQVALNDTIMVFAFAPIVGLLLGLSSITVPWDTLLVSVGLYIVIPVILAQLWRRALLRKGQAVFDRALERIGPLSIAALLLTLVLLFAFQGEAIIRQPLVIAMLAVPILIQVFFNSGLAYWLNRQVGEKHCVAGPSALIGASNFFELAVAAAISLFGFHSGAALATVVGVLIEVPVMLLVVRVVNRSRGWYERRATTS; this is encoded by the coding sequence ATGAGCGCAACCGATACTGCCGGCCCCGCGCCAGCAAACTCCGCCATGAGCGGCTTTGAGCGTTACCTGACGCTATGGGTGGCGGTGTGCATCATCGCGGGGATCGCTCTGGGCCAGTTCGCGCCCGCCGCATTCCAGGCCATCGGCCGCATGGAGATTGCCAAGGTCAACCTGCCGGTCGGCCTGCTGATCTGGGTAATGATCATCCCCATGCTGCTGAAGGTGGACTTCGCCGCGCTTGGCCAGGTGCGCCAGCATTGGCGGGGCATGGGGGTCACGCTGTTCATCAATTGGGCCGTCAAGCCGTTCTCAATGGCGTTGCTGGCGTGGATCTTCATCCGCCACGTCTTTGCCGACTGGCTGCCCGCCGATCAGCTCGACAGCTATATCGCCGGCCTGATCCTGCTGGCTGCTGCACCGTGTACCGCAATGGTTTTCGTTTGGAGTCGGCTGACTGGCGGTGATCCGGTATTTACGCTGTCGCAAGTGGCCTTGAACGACACCATCATGGTGTTCGCCTTCGCACCCATCGTCGGCCTGCTGCTGGGCCTGTCGTCGATCACGGTGCCGTGGGACACCTTGCTGGTGTCGGTGGGTTTGTACATCGTCATTCCGGTCATCCTGGCCCAGCTCTGGCGCCGGGCGCTGCTGCGCAAGGGGCAGGCCGTGTTCGACAGGGCACTGGAACGCATCGGCCCATTGTCCATCGCCGCGCTGTTGCTGACGCTGGTGCTGCTGTTCGCCTTCCAGGGCGAGGCCATCATCCGGCAGCCGCTGGTGATCGCCATGCTGGCGGTGCCGATCCTGATCCAGGTGTTCTTCAATTCCGGTCTGGCGTACTGGCTCAACCGCCAGGTGGGCGAAAAGCACTGCGTCGCTGGGCCATCCGCGTTGATTGGTGCCAGCAACTTCTTCGAGCTGGCCGTGGCCGCCGCCATCAGCCTGTTCGGCTTCCATTCCGGCGCAGCACTCGCAACAGTGGTCGGCGTGCTCATCGAGGTGCCGGTCATGCTGCTGGTGGTGCGCGTGGTCAATCGCTCACGCGGCTGGTACGAACGCCGCGCGACCACTTCGTAA
- the arsC gene encoding arsenate reductase (glutaredoxin) (This arsenate reductase requires both glutathione and glutaredoxin to convert arsenate to arsenite, after which the efflux transporter formed by ArsA and ArsB can extrude the arsenite from the cell, providing resistance.), with the protein MSTITIYHNPACGTSRNVLGLIRNSGEEPTIIEYLKTPPDRDTLQALIAAMGVPVRDVLREKGTPYADLDLGNPKWSDDDLIGFMLQHPILINRPIVVTPLGTRLCRPSEAVLDLLPQPQRGAFNKEDGEPVVDQDGRRV; encoded by the coding sequence ATGAGCACCATCACGATCTACCACAACCCAGCCTGCGGCACCTCGCGCAACGTGCTGGGCCTGATCCGCAACAGCGGCGAGGAACCGACCATCATCGAGTACCTGAAAACGCCGCCCGACCGCGACACGCTCCAGGCGCTGATCGCGGCGATGGGCGTGCCGGTGCGAGACGTGCTGCGCGAGAAAGGCACGCCCTATGCCGACCTCGACCTGGGCAACCCGAAGTGGAGCGACGACGACCTGATCGGCTTCATGCTCCAGCATCCCATCCTCATCAACCGGCCTATCGTGGTCACGCCGCTAGGCACGCGCCTGTGCCGGCCTTCGGAAGCCGTGCTCGACCTGCTGCCGCAGCCGCAGCGCGGCGCGTTCAACAAGGAAGACGGCGAGCCGGTGGTCGATCAGGACGGCCGCCGTGTCTGA
- the arsH gene encoding arsenical resistance protein ArsH encodes MSESRLDLPNIDTALFQQPDTEHLFAPARATHAPRFLLLYGSLRERSFSRLAAEEAARILRALGGETRLFNPSGLPLVDDAPADHPKVKELHELVQWAEGMVWSSPERHGAMTGLMKTQIDWIPLSVGAVRPTQGKTLAVMQVSGGSQSFNAVNQMRVLGRWMRMLTIPNQSSVAKAYQEFDEAGRMKPSAYYDRVVDVMEELMKFTLLTRDVAPYLVDRYSERKESAESLSRRVRQGAI; translated from the coding sequence GTGTCTGAATCTCGTCTCGACCTGCCGAACATCGACACGGCGCTGTTCCAGCAACCGGACACCGAACATCTGTTCGCGCCGGCACGGGCCACGCACGCGCCGCGCTTCCTGCTGCTCTATGGTTCGCTGCGCGAACGCTCGTTCAGCCGCCTCGCAGCCGAAGAAGCCGCACGCATCTTGCGGGCGCTGGGCGGCGAGACCCGATTGTTCAATCCGTCCGGGCTGCCTCTGGTGGACGATGCGCCGGCCGATCACCCGAAGGTCAAGGAACTGCACGAACTGGTGCAATGGGCCGAGGGCATGGTGTGGAGTTCGCCGGAGCGCCACGGCGCGATGACCGGCCTGATGAAGACCCAAATCGACTGGATTCCGCTGTCGGTCGGCGCGGTGCGCCCGACCCAGGGCAAGACGCTGGCGGTGATGCAGGTATCGGGCGGCTCGCAGTCGTTCAACGCCGTCAACCAGATGCGCGTGCTGGGCCGCTGGATGCGGATGCTGACCATCCCGAACCAGTCCTCGGTCGCCAAGGCGTACCAGGAGTTCGACGAGGCCGGACGCATGAAGCCCTCGGCCTACTACGACCGCGTGGTGGACGTGATGGAAGAACTGATGAAGTTCACGCTGCTCACGCGCGACGTGGCGCCGTATCTGGTGGATCGTTACAGCGAGCGCAAGGAAAGCGCTGAATCACTGTCCAGGCGTGTACGGCAAGGTGCAATTTGA
- a CDS encoding helicase-related protein, whose protein sequence is MSLDLETTAAESAPVQGELLDAESSPLTLSLQDFVGEFGDELLDALNSANPPVYTGQPQAHRQLVVASLKRKLFPAQAEVVHAAAELLIDRGERAAIVNGEMGCGKTTVGIATAAVLNAEGYRRTLVLSPPHLVYKWRREIQETVAGAKVWVLNGPDTLVKLIKLREQLGVQPTGQEFFVLGRVRMRMGFHWKPVFTTRRTRHGDVAACPDCGTVITDLDGEPVNPIALQAEECRRKCGHCAAPLWTLIRPRSLSGSDQSSAVLKALKRIPTIGEVTAQKLMQKFGDGFLASMLGDNIHEFINLMDGNGELVFSDRQATRMERAMANMEFGFGEGGYQPSEFIKRYLPQGTFDLLIADEAHEYKNGGSAQGQAMGVLAAKARKTLLLTGTLMGGYGDDLFHLLFRALPGRMIEDGYRPTTSGSMTSAAMAFMRDHGVLKDIYSESTGTAHKTAKGTKVSVRTVKAPGFGPKGVLRCILPFTIFLKLKDIGGNVLPPYDEEFREVAMDTAQAAAYRDLAGRLTAELKQALARRDTTLLGVVLNVLLAWPDCCFRSETVVHPRTRNTLAFVPAQFNEFEISPKERELIDICKAEKAQGRKVLAYTVYTGTRDTTSRLKVLLEQEGFKVAVLRASVDASRREDWIAEQLDRGIDVLITNPELVKTGLDLLEFPTIVFMQSGYNVYSLQQAARRSWRIGQKLPVRVIYLGYAGSSQMTCLELMAKKIMVSQSTSGDVPESGLDVLNQDGDSVEVALARQLVAA, encoded by the coding sequence ATGTCCCTCGATCTCGAAACCACTGCCGCTGAATCCGCGCCCGTACAGGGCGAACTGCTCGACGCGGAATCTTCCCCTCTGACCCTGAGCCTTCAGGATTTTGTCGGCGAGTTCGGCGACGAACTACTCGACGCCCTCAACAGCGCTAATCCGCCGGTCTATACCGGCCAACCGCAGGCGCACCGGCAACTGGTGGTCGCCAGCCTCAAGCGCAAGCTGTTCCCAGCCCAGGCCGAAGTCGTCCACGCCGCCGCCGAGCTGCTGATCGACCGTGGCGAACGTGCTGCGATCGTCAATGGCGAGATGGGCTGCGGCAAGACGACCGTCGGCATTGCCACGGCCGCCGTGCTCAACGCCGAAGGCTATCGCCGCACTCTGGTGCTGTCGCCGCCCCACCTGGTTTACAAGTGGCGGCGCGAGATCCAGGAGACGGTGGCCGGTGCCAAGGTGTGGGTACTCAACGGGCCGGATACGCTCGTCAAGCTCATCAAGCTGCGCGAGCAGTTGGGCGTGCAGCCCACGGGCCAGGAGTTCTTCGTCCTGGGGCGCGTCAGGATGCGGATGGGCTTTCACTGGAAGCCTGTCTTCACCACGCGGCGCACCCGCCACGGCGACGTGGCGGCCTGCCCGGACTGCGGCACGGTCATCACCGACCTCGACGGCGAGCCGGTCAACCCGATCGCGCTCCAAGCCGAGGAGTGCCGCAGGAAGTGCGGCCACTGCGCCGCGCCCCTGTGGACACTGATCCGCCCGCGCAGTCTGTCCGGCAGCGACCAGTCCTCGGCCGTGCTCAAAGCCTTAAAGCGCATACCGACCATCGGAGAGGTCACCGCGCAGAAGCTGATGCAAAAGTTCGGTGACGGGTTCCTGGCGTCGATGCTCGGCGACAACATCCATGAGTTCATCAACCTCATGGATGGCAACGGCGAGCTGGTGTTTTCCGACCGTCAGGCCACGCGCATGGAACGTGCGATGGCCAACATGGAGTTCGGCTTTGGCGAGGGCGGCTATCAGCCGTCCGAGTTCATCAAACGCTACCTGCCGCAAGGCACGTTCGACCTGCTCATCGCCGATGAGGCACATGAGTACAAGAACGGGGGCAGTGCCCAGGGCCAGGCCATGGGCGTGCTGGCGGCGAAGGCTCGCAAGACCTTGCTGCTGACCGGCACGTTGATGGGCGGCTACGGGGACGACCTGTTCCACCTGCTGTTCCGAGCCCTTCCGGGGCGGATGATCGAAGACGGCTACCGCCCGACCACGAGCGGCAGCATGACCTCGGCTGCGATGGCGTTCATGCGCGATCACGGGGTGTTGAAGGACATCTACTCCGAGAGCACCGGCACGGCGCACAAGACGGCCAAGGGCACCAAGGTATCGGTGCGCACGGTCAAGGCCCCGGGGTTTGGCCCCAAGGGCGTGCTGCGCTGCATCCTGCCGTTCACGATCTTTCTCAAGCTCAAGGACATCGGTGGCAACGTCCTGCCGCCGTATGACGAGGAGTTCCGTGAAGTCGCGATGGACACGGCGCAAGCCGCGGCCTACCGCGATCTGGCGGGTCGGCTGACCGCGGAGCTGAAACAGGCTCTGGCGCGACGCGATACGACCTTGCTGGGTGTGGTCCTCAACGTGCTGCTGGCCTGGCCGGATTGCTGCTTCCGGTCGGAGACCGTGGTGCATCCGCGCACGCGCAACACCTTGGCGTTTGTCCCGGCTCAGTTCAACGAGTTCGAGATCAGCCCCAAGGAGCGTGAGCTGATCGACATCTGCAAAGCGGAGAAGGCGCAGGGCCGCAAGGTTCTGGCCTACACGGTCTATACCGGCACGCGGGACACCACGTCGCGCCTGAAGGTGCTGCTGGAGCAAGAAGGCTTCAAGGTGGCGGTGCTGCGCGCAAGCGTGGATGCCAGCCGCCGCGAAGACTGGATCGCTGAGCAACTGGATCGTGGCATCGACGTGCTCATCACCAATCCCGAGCTGGTCAAGACGGGATTGGACTTGCTGGAGTTTCCGACGATCGTGTTCATGCAGTCGGGCTACAACGTGTACTCGCTCCAGCAGGCGGCACGCCGCTCCTGGCGCATCGGGCAGAAGTTGCCGGTGCGCGTGATCTACCTCGGCTACGCCGGTTCTTCGCAGATGACCTGCCTGGAACTGATGGCCAAGAAGATCATGGTCTCGCAGTCCACCTCGGGCGACGTGCCCGAATCGGGGCTGGATGTCCTGAACCAGGATGGTGATTCCGTCGAGGTCGCACTGGCCCGGCAACTGGTCGCCGCCTGA